The Panicum hallii strain FIL2 chromosome 9, PHallii_v3.1, whole genome shotgun sequence genome has a window encoding:
- the LOC112875354 gene encoding serine/threonine-protein kinase SAPK10, producing the protein MDRAAVTVGPGMDMPIMHDGDRYELVRDIGSGNFGVARLMRNRADGQLVAVKYIERGEKIDENVQREIINHRSLRHPNIIRFKEVILTPTHLAIVMEYASGGELFERICNAGRFSEDEARFFFQQLISGVSYCHSMQVCHRDLKLENTLLDGSTAPRLKICDFGYSKSSVLHSQPKSTVGTPAYIAPEVLLKKEYDGKVADVWSCGVTLYVMLVGAYPFEDPDEPKNFRKTIQRILGVQYSIPDYVHISPECQDLISRIFVANPATRITIPEIRNHPWFLKNLPADLMDDSTMSNQYEEPEQPMQSMDEIMQILAEATIPAAGSSGINQFLNDGLDLDDDMEDLDSDADLDLESSGEIVYAM; encoded by the exons ATGGACCGGGCGGCGGTGACCGTGGGGCCCGGGATGGACATGCCGATAATGCACGACGGCGACCGCTACGAGCTCGTCCGCGATATCGGCTCCGGCAACTTCGGCGTCGCGCGCCTCATGCGCAACCGCGCTGACGGACAGCTCGTCGCCGTCAAGTACATCGAGCGAGGCGAGAAG ATTGACGAGAACGTGCAGCGCGAGATCATCAACCACCGCTCGCTGCGCCACCCTAACATCATCCGCTTCAAGGAGGTCATCCTCACCCCGACGCACCTCGCCATCGTCATGGAGTACGCCTCCGGCGGGGAGCTCTTCGAGCGCATCTGCAACGCCGGCAGATTCAGCGAGGACGAG GCGCGTTTCTTTTTCCAGCAACTCATATCAGGGGTCAGCTACTGCCATTCCATG CAAGTATGTCATCGAGACTTGAAGCTGGAGAACACCTTGCTGGATGGGAGTACGGCCCCTCGCCTCAAGATATGCGACTTTGGCTACTCTAAG TCATCAGTTCTACATTCTCAGCCGAAATCTACAGTGGGAACTCCTGCATACATTGCTCCTGAGGTTCTTCTGAAGAAGGAATACGATGGAAAG GTTGCTGACGTGTGGTCTTGCGGAGTAACCCTTTATGTGATGCTGGTTGGTGCATATCCATTTGAGGACCCGGATGAACCTAAGAATTTCAGAAAGACAATTCAG AGAATATTGGGTGTGCAGTACTCAATTCCAGATTATGTCCACATATCTCCAGAGTGCCAAGATCTTATTTCTAGGATTTTTGTTGCCAATCCAGCCACT AGGATCACCATCCCTGAGATAAGAAACCATCCATGGTTCTTGAAGAACCTCCCAGCCGACCTAATGGATGACAGCACGATGAGCAACCAGTACGAGGAGCCGGAGCAGCCAATGCAGAGCATGGATGAGATCATGCAGATACTGGCCGAGGCGACTATACCAGCAGCTGGTTCCAGTGGAATCAACCAGTTCTTGAACGACGGCCTTGACCTCGATGACGACATGGAGGACCTTGACTCGGACGCCGATCTCGACCTAGAAAGCAGTGGGGAGATCGTTTATGCTATGTGA
- the LOC112873508 gene encoding serpin-ZXA-like, whose translation MATGDMRLSIAHQTRFGLRLAAALSSPSSSSNTVFSPLSLHVALSLLAAGAGGATRDQLIAALGGGDGPDAADSLHALAEKVAQLVLADGSEAGGPRVAFGNAIFVDASLKLKPAFEKVAMGKYKAETQSVDFQKKAAQVAGQVNSWVEKVTSGLIKELLPPGSVDGTTRLVLGNALYFKGAWTEKFDASKTRDSEFHLLDGSSVQAPFMSSTDDQYIASYSDFKVLKLPYQQGGDTRQFSMYIILPELQDGLWSLAEKLSSAPEFLEKHTPRRTIPVGQFKVPKFKISFGFEASDLLRGLGLHLPLSAEADLSELVDLPMGQNLCVSSIFHKSFVEVNEEGTEAAAASAVKIVLCSYTMPVDFVADHPFLFLIREDTTGVVLFVGHVVNPLLAA comes from the exons ATGGCCACCGGCGACATGCGCCTCTCCATCGCGCACCAGACCCGCTTCGGGCTACGCCTTGCCGCTGCACtctcttccccttcctcttccaGCAACACCGTCTTCTCCCCGCTGTCCCTCCACGTCGCGCTcagcctcctcgccgccggcgcgggcggcgccacGCGCGACCAGCTGATCGCCGCACTCGGGGGAGGAGATGGGCCGGACGCGGCCGACAGCCTGCACGCGCTCGCCGAGAAGGTGGCGCAGCTCGTGCTCGCCGACGGGTCCGAGGCGGGCGGCCCGCGGGTCGCCTTCGGCAACGCCATCTTCGTCGACGCGTCGTTGAAGCTGAAGCCGGCATTTGAGAAGGTCGCCATGGGAAAATATAAGGCTGAGACCCAGTCGGTCGACTTCCAGAAAAAG GCTGCACAAGTTGCGGGTCAAGTGAACTCATGGGTAGAGAAGGTCACCTCAGGTCTAATCAAAGAGCTTCTGCCACCAGGCTCTGTTGATGGAACCACCAGGCTGGTTCTTGGCAATGCACTCTATTTCAAAGGAGCTTGGACTGAGAAGTTCGACGCATCCAAAACGAGAGATAGCGAGTTCCACCTTCTTGACGGGAGCTCAGTTCAAGCACCTTTTATGTCCAGCACAGACGACCAGTATATTGCATCTTACAGCGACTTTAAGGTGCTTAAGCTTCCATACCAGCAAGGTGGGGACACGAGGCAGTTCTCCATGTACATAATTCTTCCAGAATTACAAGATGGTCTCTGGAGCTTGGCTGAAAAGTTGAGCTCTGCACCTGAGTTCCTGGAGAAGCATACCCCAAGGAGAACAATTCCAGTTGGGCAGTTCAAAGTCCCCAAGTTCAAGATATCCTTTGGATTTGAAGCATCCGATTTGCTAAGAGGTTTGGGACTCCATCTGCCACTGAGTGCAGAAGCAGATCTGTCAGAGTTGGTTGATTTGCCAATGGGACAGAACTTGTGTGTTTCATCCATTTTTCACAAGTCGTTTGTGGAAGTTAATGAGGAAGGAACAGAGGCCGCAGCCGCATCTGCTGTAAAGATTGTGCTCTGTTCGTATACAATGCCTGTGGATTTTGTCGCAGATCACCCATTCCTGTTCCTGATCCGAGAAGACACCACTGGTGTGGTGCTGTTTGTTGGTCATGTGGTCAATCCCCTACTTGCTGCTTAG
- the LOC112874980 gene encoding serpin-ZXA-like produces MAAGDIRLSIAHQTRFALRLAAALSSHSAAAAAPAANAAFSPLSLHVALSLLAAGAGGATRDQIAASLGGDGPGAAEGLHALAEQVVQLVLADGSGAGGPRVAFADGVFVDASLKLKPAFGEVAVGKYRAETQSVDFQKKAAEAAGQVNSWVEKITSGLIKEILPPGSVDHTTRLVLGNALYFKGAWTQKFDASKTKDSEFHLLDGSSVQAPFMSSTDKQYIASYNNLKVLKLPYQQGGDKRQFSMYILLPEAQDGIWSLAEKLSSEPEFLEKHIPMQKVPVGQFKVPKFKISFGFEASKLLKGLGLQLPFSPEADLAELVDSPEGQNLCVSSIFHKSFVEVNEEGTEAAAASAATVVLRSFTMPMDFVADHPFLFLIREDMTGVVLFVGHVVNPLLAP; encoded by the exons ATGGCCGCCGGCGACATCCGCCTCTCCATCGCGCACCAGACCCGCTTCgcgctccgcctcgccgccgcgctctcctcccactccgccgccgccgccgcacccgccGCCAACGCCGCCTTCTCCCCGCTCTCCCTCCACGTCGCGCTcagcctcctcgccgccggcgccgggggcgcCACCCGCGACCAGATTGCCGCCAGCCTGGGAGGCGACGGGCCCGGCGCGGCCGAGGGCCTCCACGCGCTCGCCGAGCAGGTGGTGCAGCTCGTGCTCGCCGACGggtccggcgccggcggcccgcGCGTCGCCTTCGCCGACGGCGTCTTCGTCGACGCCTCGCTGAAGCTCAAGCCGGCCTTCGGGGAGGTCGCCGTGGGCAAGTACAGGGCCGAGACCCAGTCCGTCGACTTCCAGAAAAAG GCTGCTGAAGCTGCTGGTCAAGTGAACTCATGGGTGGAAAAAATCACATCTGgtctgatcaaagagatcctcccCCCAGGTTCAGTTGACCACACCACCAGGCTTGTTCTTGGTAATGCGCTCTATTTCAAAGGAGCTTGGACTCAGAAGTTTGATGCATCTAAAACAAAAGATAGCGAGTTCCACCTTCTTGATGGGAGCTCAGTTCAAGCACCATTCATGTCCAGCACAGACAAGCAATATATCGCGTCTTACAATAACTTGAAGGTGCTTAAGCTTCCATATCAGCAGGGTGGGGACAAGAGGCAGTTCTCTATGTACATTCTTCTTCCAGAAGCACAAGATGGCATCTGGAGCTTGGCTGAAAAGTTGAGCTCTGAACCAGAGTTCCTGGAGAAGCATATCCCAATGCAGAAGGTTCCAGTGGGGCAGTTCAAGGTTCCCAAGTTCAAGATATCCTTTGGATTTGAAGCATCCAAATTGCTCAAAGGTCTAGGGCTCCAGCTGCCTTTCAGCCCAGAAGCAGATTTAGCAGAGCTAGTTGATTCACCTGAGGGACAGAACTTGTGTGTTTCGTCCATTTTCCACAAATCATTTGTCGAGGTGAATGAGGAAGGAACGGAGGCTGCCGCTGCATCTGCTGCAACAGTTGTGCTCAGGTCATTCACGATGCCCATGGATTTCGTCGCGGATCACCCTTTCCTGTTCCTGATCCGAGAAGACATGACTGGTGTGGTGCTGTTTGTCGGTCATGTGGTGAATCCCCTACTTGCTCCATAG
- the LOC112874979 gene encoding protein ENDOSPERM DEFECTIVE 1-like isoform X2 gives MAAASASTAPPPGETPAPASFAPGPPPPPRPDPLPPAARPRPRCRVREVSSRYLSAPLPAQARRLSTSSTHSASVPPPARGAQHHHRDAHAPAPAPFVFGLFDENRLPPTPGSRKRGAAPGLFDAMHRPRPGPEGLNPPARLAAGASRATATPSPRRILRPSKTSANVAAATLQDRRGCTRPSTPARASFSFCGASPEPSHVPAVAIDFCAPASCPRRAPCSEVGSSLQMTEGSRRPQNPFCFGALDAALSECKPTLPKAPVKPPQPPPARKAVVKKGAVIGGNKGVGKQEDVHQLRILENSCMQYRFLNARAEAVAMAKNAAAETSLYGLSVRMAGLQESVAEKKAELEFLKMVERVHSVVGAQWSELETEHYSCLGRGTAALCAASSCVPTIGNIRTSIGGINETLQSATKILEELPHSVEKLSGKAQEVEDVACLAEVVGSEQMLLEECADLLHQALNIQVTEDSLRIQLLHLRSQAKEKHEGHKPIIL, from the exons atggccgccgcctcggcctcaaccgcgccgccgccgggcgaGACGCCTGCCCCGGCCTCGTTCGCCCCCggtccgccgccaccgccgcgtcCGGACCCGCTCCCGCCCGCggcgcgcccccgcccgcgctgCCGCGTCCGCGAGGTGAGCTCGCGCTACCTCTCCGCGCCGCTCCCCGCCCAGGCCCGTCGCCTCTCCACCTCGTCAACCCACTCCGCGTccgtgccgccgcccgcgcgcggcgcgcaGCACCACCACCGCGACGCACACGCACCCGCCCCCGCCCCCTTCGTCTTCGGCCTCTTCGACGAGAACCGCCTGCCGCCCACGCCGGGCTCGCGCAAGCGCGGCGCGGCCCCGGGCCTGTTTGACGCAATGCACCGCCCGCGCCCGGGCCCGGAGGGCCTGAACCCGCCCGCTCGTCTCGCGGCTGGTGCCTCCCGCGCCACCGCCACTCCCAGCCCGAGGAGGATCCTCCGCCCGTCCAAAACCTCTGCTAACGTGGCCGCGGCGACGCTCCAGGACCGCAGGGGCTGCACGCGGCCGTCGACTCCAGCGCGCGCCAGCTTCAGCTTCTGCGGCGCCTCGCCTGAGCCCTCGCACGTACCGGCGGTGGCCATCGACTTCTGCGCACCAGCGTCCTGCCCTCGCCGCGCCCCGTGCTCTGAGGTTGGGTCATCACTGCAAATGACAGAGGGGTCCCGGCGGCCACAAAACCCATTCTGCTTCGGCGCACTCGATGCGGCGCTGTCAGAATGCAAACCAACACTTCCAAAAGCTCCGGTGAAGCCGCCGCAGCCACCACCTGCACGTAAGGCAGTGGTCAAGAAGGGCGCAGTGATCGGAGGCAACAAGGGTGTGGGGAAGCAGGAGGATGTGCACCAACTGCGGATTCTGGAAAATAGCTGCATGCAGTACAGGTTCTTGAATGCCCGAGCGGAGGCGGTGGCGATGGCCAAGAATGCAGCAGCTGAG ACATCACTCTATGGGCTCTCGGTGAGGATGGCTGGTCTGCAGGAATCTGTTGCAGAAAAGAAGGCGGAATTGGAGTTCCTCAAGATGGTGGAGAGGGTGCATTCTGTTGTTGGTGCTCAG TGGAGTGAACTTGAGACAGAACATTATAGTTGCCTTGGAAGAGGAACAGCAGCCCTCTGTGCTGCTTCATCATGTGTACCCACCATAGGGAACATTAGG ACCAGTATTGGAGGAATCAATGAAACTCTTCAATCTGCAACAAAAATTTTGGAAGAACTGCCTCATTCTGTTGAAAAACTGTCTGGAAAG GCTCAAGAAGTTGAGGATGTGGCCTGCCTTGCAGAAGTGGTGGGAAGCGAACAAATGTTGCTCGAAGAGTGTGCTGACCTCTTACATCAAGCACTCAATATCCAG GTGACGGAAGACAGCCTGAGGATCCAACTCTTACACCTGAGAAGTCAAGCCAAAGAAAAACATGAAGGCCATAAGCCGATAATCTTGTAG
- the LOC112874979 gene encoding protein ENDOSPERM DEFECTIVE 1-like isoform X1 gives MAAASASTAPPPGETPAPASFAPGPPPPPRPDPLPPAARPRPRCRVREVSSRYLSAPLPAQARRLSTSSTHSASVPPPARGAQHHHRDAHAPAPAPFVFGLFDENRLPPTPGSRKRGAAPGLFDAMHRPRPGPEGLNPPARLAAGASRATATPSPRRILRPSKTSANVAAATLQDRRGCTRPSTPARASFSFCGASPEPSHVPAVAIDFCAPASCPRRAPCSEVGSSLQMTEGSRRPQNPFCFGALDAALSECKPTLPKAPVKPPQPPPARKAVVKKGAVIGGNKGVGKQEDVHQLRILENSCMQYRFLNARAEAVAMAKNAAAETSLYGLSVRMAGLQESVAEKKAELEFLKMVERVHSVVGAQVPILEQWSELETEHYSCLGRGTAALCAASSCVPTIGNIRTSIGGINETLQSATKILEELPHSVEKLSGKAQEVEDVACLAEVVGSEQMLLEECADLLHQALNIQVTEDSLRIQLLHLRSQAKEKHEGHKPIIL, from the exons atggccgccgcctcggcctcaaccgcgccgccgccgggcgaGACGCCTGCCCCGGCCTCGTTCGCCCCCggtccgccgccaccgccgcgtcCGGACCCGCTCCCGCCCGCggcgcgcccccgcccgcgctgCCGCGTCCGCGAGGTGAGCTCGCGCTACCTCTCCGCGCCGCTCCCCGCCCAGGCCCGTCGCCTCTCCACCTCGTCAACCCACTCCGCGTccgtgccgccgcccgcgcgcggcgcgcaGCACCACCACCGCGACGCACACGCACCCGCCCCCGCCCCCTTCGTCTTCGGCCTCTTCGACGAGAACCGCCTGCCGCCCACGCCGGGCTCGCGCAAGCGCGGCGCGGCCCCGGGCCTGTTTGACGCAATGCACCGCCCGCGCCCGGGCCCGGAGGGCCTGAACCCGCCCGCTCGTCTCGCGGCTGGTGCCTCCCGCGCCACCGCCACTCCCAGCCCGAGGAGGATCCTCCGCCCGTCCAAAACCTCTGCTAACGTGGCCGCGGCGACGCTCCAGGACCGCAGGGGCTGCACGCGGCCGTCGACTCCAGCGCGCGCCAGCTTCAGCTTCTGCGGCGCCTCGCCTGAGCCCTCGCACGTACCGGCGGTGGCCATCGACTTCTGCGCACCAGCGTCCTGCCCTCGCCGCGCCCCGTGCTCTGAGGTTGGGTCATCACTGCAAATGACAGAGGGGTCCCGGCGGCCACAAAACCCATTCTGCTTCGGCGCACTCGATGCGGCGCTGTCAGAATGCAAACCAACACTTCCAAAAGCTCCGGTGAAGCCGCCGCAGCCACCACCTGCACGTAAGGCAGTGGTCAAGAAGGGCGCAGTGATCGGAGGCAACAAGGGTGTGGGGAAGCAGGAGGATGTGCACCAACTGCGGATTCTGGAAAATAGCTGCATGCAGTACAGGTTCTTGAATGCCCGAGCGGAGGCGGTGGCGATGGCCAAGAATGCAGCAGCTGAG ACATCACTCTATGGGCTCTCGGTGAGGATGGCTGGTCTGCAGGAATCTGTTGCAGAAAAGAAGGCGGAATTGGAGTTCCTCAAGATGGTGGAGAGGGTGCATTCTGTTGTTGGTGCTCAG GTGCCTATCTTGGAACAGTGGAGTGAACTTGAGACAGAACATTATAGTTGCCTTGGAAGAGGAACAGCAGCCCTCTGTGCTGCTTCATCATGTGTACCCACCATAGGGAACATTAGG ACCAGTATTGGAGGAATCAATGAAACTCTTCAATCTGCAACAAAAATTTTGGAAGAACTGCCTCATTCTGTTGAAAAACTGTCTGGAAAG GCTCAAGAAGTTGAGGATGTGGCCTGCCTTGCAGAAGTGGTGGGAAGCGAACAAATGTTGCTCGAAGAGTGTGCTGACCTCTTACATCAAGCACTCAATATCCAG GTGACGGAAGACAGCCTGAGGATCCAACTCTTACACCTGAGAAGTCAAGCCAAAGAAAAACATGAAGGCCATAAGCCGATAATCTTGTAG
- the LOC112874979 gene encoding protein ENDOSPERM DEFECTIVE 1-like isoform X3, with translation MAAASASTAPPPGETPAPASFAPGPPPPPRPDPLPPAARPRPRCRVREVSSRYLSAPLPAQARRLSTSSTHSASVPPPARGAQHHHRDAHAPAPAPFVFGLFDENRLPPTPGSRKRGAAPGLFDAMHRPRPGPEGLNPPARLAAGASRATATPSPRRILRPSKTSANVAAATLQDRRGCTRPSTPARASFSFCGASPEPSHVPAVAIDFCAPASCPRRAPCSEVGSSLQMTEGSRRPQNPFCFGALDAALSECKPTLPKAPVKPPQPPPARKAVVKKGAVIGGNKGVGKQEDVHQLRILENSCMQYRFLNARAEAVAMAKNAAAETSLYGLSVRMAGLQESVAEKKAELEFLKMVERVHSVVGAQVPILEQWSELETEHYSCLGRGTAALCAASSCVPTIGNIRTSIGGINETLQSATKILEELPHSVEKLSGKKWWEANKCCSKSVLTSYIKHSISR, from the exons atggccgccgcctcggcctcaaccgcgccgccgccgggcgaGACGCCTGCCCCGGCCTCGTTCGCCCCCggtccgccgccaccgccgcgtcCGGACCCGCTCCCGCCCGCggcgcgcccccgcccgcgctgCCGCGTCCGCGAGGTGAGCTCGCGCTACCTCTCCGCGCCGCTCCCCGCCCAGGCCCGTCGCCTCTCCACCTCGTCAACCCACTCCGCGTccgtgccgccgcccgcgcgcggcgcgcaGCACCACCACCGCGACGCACACGCACCCGCCCCCGCCCCCTTCGTCTTCGGCCTCTTCGACGAGAACCGCCTGCCGCCCACGCCGGGCTCGCGCAAGCGCGGCGCGGCCCCGGGCCTGTTTGACGCAATGCACCGCCCGCGCCCGGGCCCGGAGGGCCTGAACCCGCCCGCTCGTCTCGCGGCTGGTGCCTCCCGCGCCACCGCCACTCCCAGCCCGAGGAGGATCCTCCGCCCGTCCAAAACCTCTGCTAACGTGGCCGCGGCGACGCTCCAGGACCGCAGGGGCTGCACGCGGCCGTCGACTCCAGCGCGCGCCAGCTTCAGCTTCTGCGGCGCCTCGCCTGAGCCCTCGCACGTACCGGCGGTGGCCATCGACTTCTGCGCACCAGCGTCCTGCCCTCGCCGCGCCCCGTGCTCTGAGGTTGGGTCATCACTGCAAATGACAGAGGGGTCCCGGCGGCCACAAAACCCATTCTGCTTCGGCGCACTCGATGCGGCGCTGTCAGAATGCAAACCAACACTTCCAAAAGCTCCGGTGAAGCCGCCGCAGCCACCACCTGCACGTAAGGCAGTGGTCAAGAAGGGCGCAGTGATCGGAGGCAACAAGGGTGTGGGGAAGCAGGAGGATGTGCACCAACTGCGGATTCTGGAAAATAGCTGCATGCAGTACAGGTTCTTGAATGCCCGAGCGGAGGCGGTGGCGATGGCCAAGAATGCAGCAGCTGAG ACATCACTCTATGGGCTCTCGGTGAGGATGGCTGGTCTGCAGGAATCTGTTGCAGAAAAGAAGGCGGAATTGGAGTTCCTCAAGATGGTGGAGAGGGTGCATTCTGTTGTTGGTGCTCAG GTGCCTATCTTGGAACAGTGGAGTGAACTTGAGACAGAACATTATAGTTGCCTTGGAAGAGGAACAGCAGCCCTCTGTGCTGCTTCATCATGTGTACCCACCATAGGGAACATTAGG ACCAGTATTGGAGGAATCAATGAAACTCTTCAATCTGCAACAAAAATTTTGGAAGAACTGCCTCATTCTGTTGAAAAACTGTCTGGAAAG AAGTGGTGGGAAGCGAACAAATGTTGCTCGAAGAGTGTGCTGACCTCTTACATCAAGCACTCAATATCCAG GTGA
- the LOC112872751 gene encoding uncharacterized protein LOC112872751 — MAAAVVRAPSDHDLITFVLRPMAAAGTGQQGVGVGGFVHMADVYSVAPEKLAERYAPAPGTGGIWYFVCPARCRYRAAKAGALGEGCWTSETGGAIGPVRGLDGRRVGQSRALCYGARTAVPWTAVTRHGWCMVELALDDQDGGGGGEDFVLCKLFRSPRNEASSATAAAAALAAVPALVSSCKRKAAGGNHPEAPPCVRQQLMQRSF; from the coding sequence atggcggcggccgtcgtCCGCGCCCCCAGCGACCACGACCTCATCACGTTCGTCCTGCGCCCGATGGCGGCCGCCGGGACCGGGCAGCagggcgtcggcgtcggcgggtTCGTCCACATGGCCGACGTCTACTCCGTCGCGCCCGAGAAGCTCGCCGAGCGGTACGCGCCCGCGCCGGGCACCGGCGGGATCTGGTACTTCGTCTgccccgcgcgctgccgctACCGGGCCGCCAAGGCCGGCGCTCTAGGTGAGGGGTGCTGGACCTCGGAGACAGGCGGCGCGATCGGCCCCGTCAGGGGGCTCGACGGCCGCCGCGTCGGGCAGTCGCGCGCGCTGTGCTACGGGGCCAGGACGGCGGTGCCGTGGACCGCGGTCACCAGGCACGGCTGGTGCATGGTGGAGCTCGCGCTCGACGACCaagacggcggcgggggaggggaagATTTCGTCCTGTGCAAGCTGTTCAGATCGCCTCGCAACGAGGCGTCgtccgccacggcggcggcggcagcgttgGCTGCCGTGCCGGCGCTCGTGTCCAGCTGCAAGAGGAAGGCGGCTGGCGGCAACCACCCGGAGGCTCCACCCTGCGTGCGGCAGCAACTGATGCAGCGTTCATTCTGA
- the LOC112874981 gene encoding zinc finger protein 1-like, protein MAAMVEAARDAPATPWPRPAECPVSAREGSAEGWARRKRSRRHLRRAAPTEEEHLALCLLMLARGQRDARAPAQQQEHRCSVCGKPFPSHQALGGHKSSHRARPPPAAAPTPPVAAVSSASPAASSSTSGAGSSSRVHECSVCRKTFPTGQALGGHKRCHYEGAGGATTIVASTTPGLMSCRGFDLNVPALPDMLTAGDRCMPAAEEEEEVLSPLAFKKPRLMILA, encoded by the coding sequence ATGGCGGCCATGGTGGAGGCGGCTCGCGACGCGCCGGCGACGCCGTGGCCGCGCCCGGCGGAGTGCCCGGTCTCGGCGAGGGAGGGGTCCGCCGAAGGGTGGGCGAGGCGGAAGCGCTCCAGgcgccacctccgccgcgcGGCGCCCACCGAGGAGGAGCACCTCGCCCTCTGCCTCCTCATGCTGGCGCGCGGCCAgcgcgacgcccgcgcgccgGCGCAGCAGCAGGAGCACAGGTGCTCCGTCTGCGGCAAGCCGTTCCCGTCACACCAGGCCCTCGGCGGCCACAAGTCCAGCCACCGCgccaggccgccgccggcggcagcCCCGACCCCACCAGTTGCGGCGGTGTCCTCGGCCTCGCCCGCCGCGTCCTCGTCCACGTCCGGCGCTGGCAGTAGCAGCAGGGTGCACGAGTGCTCCGTGTGCAGGAAGACGTTCCCGACGGggcaggcgctgggcggccaCAAGCGCTGCCACTacgagggcgccggcggcgccaccaccaTCGTCGCATCCACCACCCCAGGCTTGATGAGCTGCCGCGGGTTCGACCTCAACGTACCGGCCCTGCCGGACATGCTCACCGCGGGCGACCGGTGCATGCCGGCGgccgaggaagaggaggaggtgcTCAGCCCCTTGGCCTTCAAGAAGCCGAGGCTAATGATCCTGGCATAG